TTCCCAGCGGACGCCGCAATGCCCTGGAAATCCGCTTTGGCCTCTGGCTCTACCGGCTCTTCGCGCGCGTCCGGGTCACGCCGAACGGCGACCGCTCGGTGGCTGATTTGGAACGCCTGCTCGATCGCGGCCGGCAATGGAATGTCTTCCAGTACGACGATGCGCAGTGCGAGTTCCCGGAGCGGCTGGTAGCGGAATGGCTGACCGACGCTGTCGCCAATGGCACCGTTGCCCGGAACTACATGCAGGCACTGCAGGTGGATGTGACGAACGGCCGCGCGCACGGACTTCGGCTTCGCGACCGGCTCGACGGCTGCGAGTTCCGCATCGAGGCCCGGTGGATCATCAACGCAAGCGGGCCGTGGGCCGACAGCGTGGCACGGCGAGCCGGAATCCGCGATCTGCGGATGGTGGGCGGAGTTCGCGGATCTCACCTGGTGCTGCCCAGATTTCCGGGCGCCCCGGAAAGCGCCGTGTACACCGAGGCGCTGGATGGACGCCCCATCTTCGTGATCCCGTGGAACGGCGAATTGCTGGTGGGCACAACCGAGGAAGACGACGCCGGCAATCCCAGCAGCACGCAGCCAAGCCAGAGCGAGATCGAGTACCTGTTGAAGTCGATGCAACGGCTCTTCCCTGCCGTCGCGCCTGGCCGCGAAGACATCCATTACGCCATCGCGGGCGTACGACCGCTGCCCTTCTCGCCCGGCAATCCGCTGGCGGCGATCACGCGCCGGCACGTGCTGCATGACCACCGCGGCGACGGCGCCGAGGGAATGATTTCACTGATTGGCGGAAAGCTCACCACGGCCGCCAGCGTGGCGCGTGAGTGCGCACGGAAGATCGGAATTGAAGTTGCCGAACCGATGTTGGACGAGGTAATCGACATCGGCGAGATCGAGAACGCGCTGGGCAGTTCGGTGGGCGAAGCCGGCGCGCACGGCCGCATTAAGCCGGAGACGGCGAGAGCGCTGGCCGGATGGTTCGGCAGGAGCGCCACCGATATCGCGCATTCAGCGGCGGAGGATGAACGACGGCGCGTGCCGATTTGCGATGGGTCGCCGCACATCGTGGCCGAAGCCATGCACGCGATGAACAACGAATGCGCCATCACGCTGGGCGATGTCCTGCTGCGTCGTGTGCCGCTGGCTTTAGCGGGAGCGTGGTCAGAAGATCATACGCGGCAGGCGGCGCAGCGGATCGGCAGGGCGAGGAATTGGTCGTCGCAGCGAATCGCCTCCGAGGTGGAGGAGTTCGAGGCAGAGCGCGAGCAGTTCCTGATCAAGGTGCGGCAGAAGGCGCCGGCATAGAGAGTACTTGCGCCAGCAGCCTGGTGTCGTCGGAGATGATGCCCTCTACGCCGAGCGCGGCGAGATGACGCATTTCGCGCTCGCGGTTTACCGTCCAGACAAAAACCTGCTTTCCAGCCGTGTGGAGTTCTTCCACGATTCCGGGCACGAGCAGGCCGCGCTCGAGAAAAACGGCAACAATCGGCAACCGCGTCCAAGCAGTGAATTGCCGTCGCGAGTCGCAGATCAGGCCGAGTGGAACAGACTTGTCCTGCGCGTGAAGACGTTCGATCACGACCGGCAGGAACGAGGAGACGAGATAGCCTCGCTCCGGCGGACGATCGCGGAGCATCGCGACCACCTCCGCTTCGAGACCGGTGACCTTCAGTTCGATATCGAGAAAAGCGCGGCTGGAGAATGCTTGCAGTACGTCAGGCAAGCACGGCGGCGGCGGCGCAAGCTGGTCGTAGCGCGATATTTCGATGCTGCGTCCGGCGAACTGCGGATCGTGGCAGATAACGCAGCGGCCATCGGAGGTCAGGCGAACGTCGAACTCAAAGCCATGGCAGCCGTGCACGAGCGCGCATTCGAATGCGGCCATGGTGTTTTCCGGAGCGCAGCGGCGAGCGCCGCGATGGCCGAGCAGGAGCACGGTCAGTCCAGGT
This Terriglobales bacterium DNA region includes the following protein-coding sequences:
- a CDS encoding glycerol-3-phosphate dehydrogenase/oxidase → MGDEPQKRRSLDGAQFEVAVIGGGINGVAIARLCAAAGRRTVLIEQNDFASGTTSRSTRIIHGGLRYLEHGEIGLVRESLRERERLLRAQPHLVRPMRFLLALPSGRRNALEIRFGLWLYRLFARVRVTPNGDRSVADLERLLDRGRQWNVFQYDDAQCEFPERLVAEWLTDAVANGTVARNYMQALQVDVTNGRAHGLRLRDRLDGCEFRIEARWIINASGPWADSVARRAGIRDLRMVGGVRGSHLVLPRFPGAPESAVYTEALDGRPIFVIPWNGELLVGTTEEDDAGNPSSTQPSQSEIEYLLKSMQRLFPAVAPGREDIHYAIAGVRPLPFSPGNPLAAITRRHVLHDHRGDGAEGMISLIGGKLTTAASVARECARKIGIEVAEPMLDEVIDIGEIENALGSSVGEAGAHGRIKPETARALAGWFGRSATDIAHSAAEDERRRVPICDGSPHIVAEAMHAMNNECAITLGDVLLRRVPLALAGAWSEDHTRQAAQRIGRARNWSSQRIASEVEEFEAEREQFLIKVRQKAPA
- a CDS encoding glycerophosphodiester phosphodiesterase, which gives rise to MLLLGHRGARRCAPENTMAAFECALVHGCHGFEFDVRLTSDGRCVICHDPQFAGRSIEISRYDQLAPPPPCLPDVLQAFSSRAFLDIELKVTGLEAEVVAMLRDRPPERGYLVSSFLPVVIERLHAQDKSVPLGLICDSRRQFTAWTRLPIVAVFLERGLLVPGIVEELHTAGKQVFVWTVNREREMRHLAALGVEGIISDDTRLLAQVLSMPAPSAAP